Proteins encoded by one window of Erwinia pyrifoliae DSM 12163:
- the rpsO gene encoding 30S ribosomal protein S15, producing the protein MSLSNETKAKIVADFGRDANDSGSTEVQVALLTAQINHLQGHFSEHKKDHHSRRGLLRMVSQRRKLLDYLKRKDVARYTSLIERLGLRR; encoded by the coding sequence ATGTCTCTAAGTAATGAAACTAAAGCAAAAATCGTTGCTGATTTCGGTCGCGATGCTAACGACAGTGGTTCTACAGAAGTTCAGGTTGCACTGCTGACCGCACAGATTAACCATCTACAGGGTCACTTCTCTGAGCACAAAAAAGACCACCACAGCCGTCGTGGCCTGCTGCGCATGGTATCTCAGCGTCGTAAGCTGCTGGATTACCTCAAGCGTAAAGACGTTGCACGCTACACCAGCCTGATCGAGCGTCTGGGTCTGCGTCGCTAA
- the pnp gene encoding polyribonucleotide nucleotidyltransferase: MLNPIVKKFQYGQHTVTLETGMMARQATAAVMVSMDDTAVFVTVVGQKKSKPGQDFFPLTVNYQERTYAAGRIPGSFFRREGRPSEGETLTSRLIDRPIRPLFPEGFVNEVQVIATVVSVNPQVNPDIVAMIGASAALALSGLPFNGPIGAARVGYLNDQYVLNPTSDELKESKLDLVVAGTKGAVLMVESEAELLSEEQMLGAVVFGHDQQQIVIDNINALVAEAGKPRWDWQPEAVNEALRSRIAALAESRLSDAYRITEKQERYAQVDVIKSETTAALLAEDEALDAGEISDLLHALEKDVVRSRILRGEPRIDGREKDMIRGLDVRTGVLPRTHGSALFTRGETQALVTATLGTARDAQNLDELMGERTDNFLFHYNFPPYSVGETGMVGSPKRREIGHGRLAKRGVLAVMPKGDAFPYTVRVVSEITESNGSSSMASVCGASLALMDAGVPIKAAVAGIAMGLVKDDNNFVVLSDILGDEDHLGDMDFKVAGSREGITALQMDIKIEGITREIMQVALNQAKGARLHILSVMEQAISGPRGDISQFAPRIHTIKISVDKIKDVIGKGGSVIRALTEETGTTIEIEDDGTVKIAATDGEKAKFAIRRIEEITAEIEVGRIYNGKVTRIVDFGAFVAIGGGKEGLVHISQIADKRVEKVTDYLQMGQEVPVKVLEVDRQGRVRLSIKEAGEQAQPEAEAAPATPEAE; encoded by the coding sequence TTGCTGAACCCGATCGTAAAAAAATTCCAGTATGGCCAGCACACCGTCACTCTTGAAACCGGAATGATGGCTCGCCAGGCAACGGCAGCCGTTATGGTGAGCATGGATGACACTGCTGTTTTCGTCACCGTGGTTGGTCAGAAAAAATCAAAACCTGGTCAGGATTTCTTCCCTTTGACCGTAAACTACCAGGAGCGTACCTACGCTGCTGGCCGTATTCCAGGCAGCTTTTTCCGTCGTGAAGGCCGCCCAAGCGAAGGCGAAACGCTCACCTCGCGCCTGATTGACCGTCCAATCCGTCCGCTGTTTCCGGAAGGGTTTGTCAATGAAGTGCAGGTGATTGCCACCGTGGTCTCCGTTAACCCTCAGGTTAACCCGGATATCGTCGCCATGATCGGTGCTTCTGCTGCGCTGGCGCTGTCTGGCCTGCCGTTTAACGGACCTATCGGTGCGGCACGCGTCGGTTACCTGAACGATCAGTACGTGCTTAACCCAACCAGCGATGAGCTGAAAGAGAGCAAGCTGGATCTGGTTGTTGCCGGTACTAAAGGTGCGGTGCTGATGGTTGAGTCTGAAGCCGAGCTGCTGAGCGAAGAGCAGATGCTGGGGGCGGTGGTATTTGGCCACGACCAGCAGCAGATCGTCATCGATAACATCAATGCGCTGGTTGCTGAAGCGGGCAAACCACGTTGGGACTGGCAGCCAGAAGCGGTTAACGAGGCGTTGCGTTCACGCATTGCTGCACTGGCCGAGTCTCGCCTGAGCGATGCTTATCGCATTACTGAAAAGCAGGAGCGCTACGCTCAGGTTGATGTCATCAAATCTGAAACCACGGCTGCGCTGCTGGCGGAAGACGAAGCGCTGGACGCTGGTGAAATCAGCGATCTGCTGCACGCGCTGGAAAAAGACGTGGTACGCAGCCGCATTCTGCGTGGCGAACCGCGTATCGACGGCCGTGAAAAAGACATGATCCGTGGTCTGGACGTGCGCACCGGCGTGCTGCCGCGTACTCATGGCTCCGCACTGTTCACCCGTGGTGAAACTCAGGCGCTGGTCACCGCCACGCTGGGTACTGCCCGTGATGCGCAGAACCTCGACGAGCTGATGGGCGAGCGTACTGACAACTTCCTGTTCCACTACAACTTCCCTCCGTACTCTGTCGGCGAAACTGGCATGGTGGGTTCGCCTAAGCGTCGTGAAATTGGTCACGGTCGTCTGGCGAAGCGTGGCGTGCTGGCCGTGATGCCAAAAGGCGATGCTTTCCCGTATACCGTGCGTGTGGTGTCTGAAATCACTGAATCAAACGGCTCGTCTTCGATGGCGTCCGTTTGTGGTGCGTCTCTGGCGCTGATGGATGCAGGCGTGCCAATCAAGGCCGCTGTAGCCGGCATCGCGATGGGTCTGGTTAAAGACGACAACAACTTTGTTGTGCTGTCCGATATTCTGGGCGACGAAGATCACCTGGGCGACATGGACTTCAAAGTAGCCGGTAGCCGTGAAGGCATCACCGCGCTGCAGATGGACATCAAAATTGAAGGTATCACCCGCGAAATCATGCAGGTGGCTCTGAACCAAGCTAAGGGTGCGCGTTTGCACATTCTGAGCGTCATGGAGCAGGCTATCAGCGGTCCGCGTGGCGATATTTCTCAGTTTGCACCGCGTATCCACACCATCAAGATCAGCGTTGATAAAATCAAAGACGTGATCGGTAAAGGTGGCTCGGTCATTCGTGCGCTGACGGAAGAAACCGGCACCACTATCGAAATCGAAGATGATGGCACGGTGAAAATCGCGGCTACCGACGGTGAAAAAGCTAAATTTGCTATCCGTCGTATCGAAGAGATCACCGCAGAGATCGAAGTGGGTCGTATCTACAACGGTAAAGTGACGCGCATCGTTGATTTTGGTGCCTTTGTGGCTATCGGTGGTGGTAAAGAAGGTCTGGTACATATTTCTCAGATCGCCGACAAGCGTGTAGAAAAAGTGACAGACTATCTGCAAATGGGCCAGGAAGTTCCGGTGAAAGTACTGGAAGTTGACCGCCAGGGTCGCGTACGCCTGAGCATCAAAGAAGCTGGCGAACAGGCTCAGCCTGAAGCAGAAGCCGCTCCTGCCACACCAGAAGCCGAATAA